Within Rhodopirellula islandica, the genomic segment TTGCCCCCGTCGGCTACAAGAGAATCGACCTTTTCAGAACCAGCCTTCATGCCCAACAGCACTTCTGCTTTGTGTTCCAGTGAAAGGTCTTTGAAGTCGAAGGTTTTCCCAGGTCCGATGCCGATGGAGGCAAGCTTTGCACGGATGGACTTGTTGCCCGGCGTCTCCGGCACAAACTGCAATGCGGCATCGAGATATTCGTAAAAGTTGTCCTTGATCCCCTTCGTATTGGCCGGGACGAAGTCGATCTTCGCCGCTGCCGGTGGCGCGGGTTGACCGAGAAAGGCGGAAAGCGGCTGAGCTTTGTACCCCGATTGCACCTTCACCACGTTCGGCATGTCATCGGGGTTGAACAGCTGGGTGCGGAAAATGGTCAAGCCAAACGGAGTGCTGGATCGAAACACCTTCTTGATCCCCGCCGGTGTCTCCCCTTTCCAATCGGGTCCCACCGCAAGGTAGTCGCCCGGTTCGACGCCCGTTGCGCGAGTGCCGATGTAGCCATAGACGAAAGTGTTGCCGTCCACCAACTGAACCGAATAGTAACGTTCCTTCTCGACCGCCGGCACCGAGATCACCATGGGTTCGGCGCGCAGGTCCAACCACAGACTCGAGTAGGGCGTATCACTGTTCGCTGTGACCACCGCGGTGTCCTTGTAGGTGAACACGCGTGCTTCGTTGTGTATCTGGTTGAAGGGGGCTTTGTACTGCCCGGATTCCTTGTCCACACAAAACTCGTTCATGACCGCATAGTTCATCACCAGCGGCAGGCCGTAGATGAAGCCCTCTTCGGCGATCGCTCTGGTTTCTTCGAAGCTCGGCATGTTGATCCCTGCTTGCCCATCGGCACTTGCGGCCTCGGTGATCGGGTCACCCGGTTGATCGCAGGCAGGCAACGTCAGTGCGGTAACAAAGCCCACGATCAGGAAGAGGGCAAATCGTTGGTGAGTGGTCTTCATCTTGCTTTTGTCCAGTGTGCGGCTGTCAGAGGTCGGTTGGCTTGGGATTGCGGTCAGCAGATACGTTGACTCGGTCACTTCACCTTGTCCAACTTGGGTGCTTTCCAAGATCCATCCAACGCCGCTTCGCTGGGCCAATACAGTCGCATGTACATCGAAAAAGGTCCGTCGGGAGCGGGCAACCAGTTCGATTCACGCTCTTTGCCGGGCGATTCGTTCTGAACGTAGATCGTGACACCGCCGTCGGCGTTCTTTTTCAACTGCGGCAACATCGGCGAGTTGATCAGGTAGCGATGGATTGGGTTGGCCACCAGCAAACTGGATGGCAGCTTGTACATGGTCAACGACCAGAATGCCTTCACAGGAGGATACTGACCTTGTTGAAACGTCAGGGTGTAACGGTGGGTGCCGGTCAACGGATCGCCGCTGGAATCCACTTGATAGACCGGGTACATCGCTTCCTGCTTCGAGTTGCCATAGATGCCGATCGTCGCCAACCAACGCCGCAGGTAATTGCCATTCAAGTATTGACGG encodes:
- a CDS encoding DUF1254 domain-containing protein, with the translated sequence MESTQVGQGEVTESTYLLTAIPSQPTSDSRTLDKSKMKTTHQRFALFLIVGFVTALTLPACDQPGDPITEAASADGQAGINMPSFEETRAIAEEGFIYGLPLVMNYAVMNEFCVDKESGQYKAPFNQIHNEARVFTYKDTAVVTANSDTPYSSLWLDLRAEPMVISVPAVEKERYYSVQLVDGNTFVYGYIGTRATGVEPGDYLAVGPDWKGETPAGIKKVFRSSTPFGLTIFRTQLFNPDDMPNVVKVQSGYKAQPLSAFLGQPAPPAAAKIDFVPANTKGIKDNFYEYLDAALQFVPETPGNKSIRAKLASIGIGPGKTFDFKDLSLEHKAEVLLGMKAGSEKVDSLVADGGNDQNGWQVGGLAGGDEAFFGGNALKLAATAKAGIYANVPAEAMYPATRKDTHGDAIETSKHNYTLTFPAGQLPPVNSFWSVTMYDGKSQLLIQNPIDRYLINAPMLPAMKKNADGSLTLYIQKDSPGAEKESNWLPAPNGTAYLVMRLYWPKTEAPSILPPGEGTWSPPGIVKAN